The following DNA comes from Nicotiana sylvestris chromosome 10, ASM39365v2, whole genome shotgun sequence.
TTTGTATAAATGTACAGATGGTCAAATGTACACTTTGCCATATTTCATAATAAAGATGACAGTCCCTACTTCTCATACACTTTTCCAAGGGGAATTTTAACCCCAGATGGCAAAACAAATATGAACCAACTGAAAAATATCTAACCTTCCTCCATCTGCAATTTTGTGCAATTAGGAAAGTTTGCTTATTGGCAGAAGGCTCAAAGAAAGAATATAATAAATTCAAGATTTTCAAGATGACCATTGATCTGGTACCGTGAGAAAATAGGTTGTCATCGCTTTTCTGAATCTTTTCTTGTATTGTAGTGGAGAAACAATAGTCGGGGATTCATTCTTCAGTCCTCCAAGTATGCCGGATGCCTTCACCCATGTCTCTAAGTGCTTGTCCCAAGTATATTGTCTCATGAAGTCTATGATGCCCAAGACTAACTCCTTTCGCTCTTCGTCAACTCCAACCAGCAAAGAGTAGTCCATCACATCAACAGACTGTCAAAAACGAAAACTTTATTCGATCAGGTTGAAATTTAGACACTTAAGAAAGGAAAAAATAACAGCAAAATAGATTCACCGGTCACGCTCCCTCAAGTTGTTTATCATAAAGTGCTCAGTAAACCTGAGTCCTGGCTATGCTCCATTATTGCATTTATGAAATTGCAAAATCTCTTTTAACTTAGATATCTATATCACAATATCGAGAAAGATAGGAAGCAAAATTAGCTTACTGCCAAAAAGGATGTATCATTCCAAACAGCTCGCTCCAGGCTTCTTTTTGCTTTGCTTCCAAGAAATATAGGTTTGGTATGCAATGTTTCTAAAAGATTCATATCTAGCAACACTTTGTTTGCCCCAGTTGTATCTGCATTGTAGCGAGATCGTAAAGAACCCTTGAGATCATAGACCCTCGagatctttctttcaaaaaagagATTCTCCATCACAATTAAATCCATTTTTGTTTCCCTGCCGCCTTTCAAGTGTTTGACCGAAACCTAAAACATGGGATATGAATAGGAATAAGACTTGTGCAACAACTAAAAACTAGTTTGAAAATTAAAGGCACGCCATTTGTCAGTCATAAAAAGGATGTTTATAGGAGAAAACATGAAAAGGAAGTCGAACCTGGAATATTCCGAGAACTTTTGCAAGGCAAGTTGGACTCCGTGAGTTAATAGAATCTGTTATATATTTAAAATACTCTGGTGCAAATTCTTCAAAAGAGTCCAACTCAGTTTTCTGAACTTGTTTTATTATGAATCTTTCATCCAATGACTTGGCAAAATAAACATTGCTCTTTCCCCCTTGAGCACTCCATCTTTTGCAACGGCTTAAGGAACGTACAAAATCCAGTTCATCAGGACAGCACTTCCTCCTAAGAGCATCAAACTGCTTTGCAAAGTAACAAGTGACAGAAAATTTGACCTTTCCCCCAGCACTCGAAGATTCGTCATCAAAAGAGACCCTTAGGTGAGGAGAACTTTTTGAATCTGCAAATAGGGAAGTAATTGTACTGGAAGCATCTTCAGAACCATAGCTACCATAATGCATATAATCCATGTCAAGGGAGCCAAAAGACTGCCATGCCGAGAGGCGAGGAGCCACTCCAGCCTCCTTATTGATGTCACTTGTGTTCCAACCCCGTCCAGACACGCTTGACTTATCAGTGATGCAATCATTATACACTTTAGAACAAAGTGCATAAGATATTATGCTAGTAGGTTCGTTGTCATAAACAGCTACCACAACATCTCCCTGTGAAACCATCAACCTAGCTCCGTCAGGTATAAGAGATGCATAAGAAATAAACGAGGGTGATGAACCCATAAGAAGATTAAACTTATGAGCTTCACTAGGTGACATCTGAGAATAACTTCTCTGAACACTGGAAACAGGGTCTCTGATCATATTCCTGTAGTCACCAGAAGCATGAAAAGACCTAATTGTTGATAAATGTAATGAAGAAGGCGGCAGTCCCTTCCTGATTCTTTCCTGAAGTCTCAGAGCAGAGTCAAAGGAGTGAACTCTTGCGGGTGACCGTAGCTTTCTAAAAGGAGGGAAATCAAGTTGACTTGGTGGTCTGAAAGAAGCAGCTTCAGATCCTTCTCCTTGTAGCATCAGAAACAACTGACCTTTTTTGGGAGATCGATCTGTGCCAGTCCAAGCAGAATCTATCTGATCAGAAAGGGCTGATGCAGCTGAAGGAGCTCGTGCCAAGGATGTTTCAGTAACCACATTCTCTCcttccatctgcatttcctgcgttCTCTCACTCTCAGATGAGGTTAACATGGAGCTTTCGATCTTAACAGAACCATAAGGTGATACGCGAGTTTCCTCCTGTTCGGACTGCAAAGCTTTCTCGGTATATTCTTCTAAGTCTGAGAACTCGGGCACAGATTCTTCATAAACATGTTCAAGAGTGTCATTCTTCAGAAACATGTCCCTCCTCCAATCTATCAGCTCATTACAAGATCCAGAATCCTCTGAACCCACTGAACTAGAACTCTTTTCAAGAAAAGACTTCACGGACAAAAGCCGACGATCCCAAACATGCGAAGCAATCACGAGGGAGTGCCTCAAGCGATTCAGCTCAAGAATGTCTATTGCAGCCTGCCTTGGGTCAAAAGTTTCTTCATCATCCGGTTGAAGAAAGTCCTATAGTACAGGCAAACAGAAGGCAAAGCAGTAAGGAGAAAGACAGCACTTGTCATGCATGCTCATAATCAGCAGcaaaaatgcataattaaacTCATAAAAGGAAACTGTACAAGTATTAAAGATTAATGACCCGTTGTGGTGTTGTCTTACATAGTAATCATTCTTTTCTTTCATAAGCAGCTCCTTTAACTCCATGATGCAGTCATTCAACTGAGTTGTATCTGATAGCTCACATTCTAAAGAGGAACTTTTCTCTTCAATCCTGCGAAAGGCACTTGATATTTCCGCGTACAAAGCTTTGGCTTTACATAGTAACTGCAGGAAAGACAAGACATGTCACATAGAGCTATTctaagcaaaaacaaaacaacCAAAGATATTACAAAAACTCAGAATCATTTCAAGATAGCCAGGAAAAGTATTTATAAATTCTGGCACCTCAGCTGCTTCTTTCCTTAGCCATTCTTGTTCTGTGTAGCCACTAAATTCAAGAGTTAATGGGGGCAGACGAACTGACAGAATGTCAATAGGAGAATAGCGGAAGAACGCAACCATACTTCCACACCTGCAAAAGCAAAGTCTATTTTATTCTCTACACAGCAAGATGGTGAAGCAATGACTGAATAATCACAGTGATTTTCAAACTGTTGGAGAAGCCAACCCTATTCTTAAGGAAAGTACTACACAGTACGGACCCATAATATCGGAGGCAGTCTCTTTGCAGAGAATGACCACAGCTAGCAACACGGTTAGCAGTTGCATGATTTGAAAAACTAAGTTCCAAGAACTTCCCAAACGAGAGTCCCCAAGCAGCATCTGACATTATTACTCTGCGAGTCGCTGGTGGAACTCCCTCTATTTGTGCACACTTAAGACATCGATGCCACATCCAAATCTTTTTGTCCCGTTCACCAGGAAGCGAACTCACCGAGGGAAGGCGTCTAACATTTATGGTAAGATTCCCCTGTTGGTGTGTATAGCAGATGACATGAGCCTCAGCTGGCTCCTTGCATGATTGACAGGAAGACATCTGACATCATGAAGTGAAATACAAAAATAGCATGAAATTATATGGGTAAGGGAATATCATGTATTATAGAACTTAGAGACAAAACGATGATTTCTACCTGACCAAAAAGATCATCCTGAAGATATCGCCCAAGTGGTTTATCAAAAGAGCTATAGAACTTGATGCGAAGGAGCCGAGAACGTTCACACACACTTCCATTTAAAACACATCGACTAGAGAAGGAAACTAATATGCTTTGACGACTGTCAGCAGCTGAATAGAATTCATTGGGGGCTTTGTTTTCATCTGACTTTTCAAGCTTTGCCAGCTCCCCAAGTTCTCCGGGCTGACTCTCTTCTTGACCTAAAGTTTCTAGCGATCCTTCATCAGTTTGATCTTTGATTTCAACAAAATCAACAGTTCTTGTATCATGCGCAAGAAACGGTGCTAGATTTTCAAGACCTGCAGTAGAGAGAACATCTCTTGCTCCACAGTCATCTAGGTTAGATTGATCGCCGCATTGAGGGTAATGATGCTCCAACAATGACTCTGGTAAAACTACCTTCACACTGCAATTGGCAGATCCTAGTTGAACATGTGGGTCATTTGCAACTGTCTGCGCTCTTGCAGCCACAGCAGAATGAGAAATCGCTGAGATAGCATTATCAGCAGATGTACTCTCGAGTGCTGCAGACGCTTTAGGTAGACTAGCACCCTCATCAGCAAGGAACGATGTCTCAAGAGACAGATGATATGCAGCAAATACAGCATACTGAATGACCTTCTTCAGCTTCTTCAGCTCTTCACGACATGAGCCCCTTAGCAAGACCTACATATTGTCAAATGAATGGATAAGTAACCCTCTGTATCTTACTTCAACATTTAATATACAAATAAAGGTACAAGACAATAACTTGTCAACTTTGCACATAAGCTTGAGTTGAAACTCGCAAACCCCATACTggcagaagaaaaaaaaacacgaGAGCTACACATTTAGCGACGAGGAAACCACATTGAAGTTTCACATCAAATTTAAACTAATGTTCACAATGCTATTAAAAGCGGAATGCTTATAAAAGCATCATATGCTTCATGGGCTTCAAGCTCAAAGCACAACTAAAGCCCCGTGTAAACAAAATCTGCGTGGAGttagaattgaaaaaaaaagggcTATTAAGTTAAATATATGAAGTGAAACATCTTAATTAAGTTcaaataaaaatttaaatttcTTAATCAGATGTAAAGATGAAATTTTTGGTTTCTACTTGAAATTGGTGACTAGAAGGGAGAAGTACAAATGGCACAGAAGAAATCATCATAAATACCATAACATGAGCATAACCATAAGGGAAACCACTTGTATAAACATATACTCAGAGCAAGGTGGTCAAAGTTAAATAGATGCATGATATAAGTAGTAGTTTAGAGGAACTTTGCATGCTCAAGGAAGTAAAAAAGACGAGTATACCAACAGGTATGCATTACTTAAATCATATTTAGAACTTCAAATAATTCGAATTTCAGTAAACCAATAATAGATTCAAGGTAGGGGAAAATACCGTGCAACCTAAACGCCTAGGACAACCATCAAAAAACATCAAAGTTTTTGATGGCTTCTTGTTTAACTGGTTGGCATGTTCATGCTCTTCAGAAACTTTTTCTAAGTGGAAGAGTTCGCAATGTCCCAATCTTGTTGTGGCTATGTTATCAATGGATGGGGTTACAAGAGCACCAGTGCACCTGGCTATCCTCTCTAGCAGTGGCCCCTTAACATTTAACACCAAAGAGATCTCTTTTGCCAGTAGAAGCTCCTGAGCATATGAAGAGACGCTTTTCTCCACAAGCAGCACATTAGGATGGTGAGCCTCTATTCTTGAAACGATCATCTTCAGGTGCTCCTTTTCCTGTAAGGAGAACAGAACATTTTAATCTTGTCTCTATTTGCTCTTATCTCATCCATTAACAGATAAAAGATCAACTAAAAACCTGTTGCAATAAGGTGTCAAAAGATGCCAACTGATTGGCAGCTCTTTGGTACTCAAGTGCTCCTCGTAAAATAAGTAATCGGGCATTTTTGTACTGTGAAGTCATGCGCTTGTGTTTGATATTCTTAGTACAAACTACTCCTTTAACGAGGGTGCTGCATTGAACCAAAACTCAATCATGAATCTAACAAAAAACAAACCTGAACTCACCAGGTTTCACATGAtcagaaaaaaatggaaaattttaaTGTTCATGTGGTAAGAAGAGAAAAATTTACCTTTCACTTTGGCTTCCTGAAGCTATGCACTTGACCTTTACATAATCACCTGGATCCATGCTGCCTCCTTTACTAGTATCTGGCTTCACATAATTTGCAGCTTGCCATGCTATTGATGTAACTATGTCAATCCAGTCATCAGTGCTGCCTTCCTTCCCTGAATTTATACCTTCACCTTGCAATAGCTGCAAGACAAGAGCCCTGAAATGACCGTGTACAACAGCTCGTAATGGTTCCTTGTGATCCGCTTGCTGTTTCTCCTTTGCAGGGAAAATGCTGGCAAGGCTCCCACTGGAAGAAAATGCTGCAGAACTCTCTCCAATTTCATCATCCTCGTCATCATAtgtaaagaaattattttgtgcCTCGTCATCTTCATCATCAGGTGGAGGAGGAAACCATAGACGACCATTGTTTTCAAAATCCAATGGTTTTTGCTGCTTCTCAAACTGGTCTTGGTAAATGGACAAATTGTCAACACAGTCGTCAGCAGTCTCTGGATCCTCATTTCCTTTCTCAAGCCTTCCTAAAACAGTTGACGCTTCATGATCAAGGGGACCATCATTCCGAGACATTGGGGTCTCTTGTTGGTGCTGTACAGAATGCCCAACTCTATTGGAAATAAAACGAATCCTAGAGGGGCTTTTTGAAGGACTAGATCCAACTGATCTGAAACGGTAAAATTCATGTCTAGTACTAACACTACTTGATTCTATATCAGAAGTATCATGACAATAGTCACTTGATGCGCTAAAAGAATGATCCATGAAGTCCCCTCCTTCATCTTCATCACTCCTACAATTATAAGCAAAAAGGGAAGATTTCTTAGTTCAAGGAAGCAGCTTTGAAAACACAAGTTGAACATATGTTTGCAATCTCATAAAATCTAAGTAGCTTCTGTTTGATGGGTTATTTTTTTCCATAAAACCAGTAAGTTTTACTCGCTAGTCAAATTAACATATATGAAGTTCGTCTACTCTTTGTTCAATGTAGCTTGAGTGCTAGCGAGTACGGTGGCAGGTGCCCAGTCAACTTGCAGGATGAAAAGATTTGGGATGGGGAAACGATATTTGGAAGGTCGCACCATTGTTACGTTCTACATGATGTGGAAAAAAAGTACATAGAGATTTTTCAAGGAGTAAAGAAGCCCATATGGAGAATTAGAAGCTCTTTAGTGCTTGTAATTTTTTGTGTCCAAAAAAAAACAATCCCTTTTGTTCAGAAAGCTATATAGATTTGTCGGAAATTTAGTGATACAACACGAATGTGAAGTTTTTGGCACCATTTTGGTGCAACGAAATGATCTTTTTACTTGCAAATAAGATAATAGAAAACTGAAAAAACAGATATAAGTTAATATCACGTGCCGAATATCTTGGAACAAGACTCTAGCCTTTACACATAAGATTTTTGCAACATCAGCTACTTTTAGCCAAGCCAAATCTTGGGATAGATCCAAATCTCTTTTTGAGAAAACAAAGTAAAACCAAGCTCTTATACCCACAATTACGGAAACTAAAACAACTAAATCAATAATTAGATAACAGGTTGATCCTGCCATATTTgatgtttcctttagtatattaacaTACATGGAAAACACAAGATTTCACCCTGGAATAATTACAAGGAAATAAAcaaatctaacaaatattaaaccAGTTTGTTACCTGCTAGGCGAGTGACGCAAAGACACTGAAGATGGATGACTTGAAAAGGCTGTAAAACTACTCTTACTTGCATCATGTGGAGAATCACCATCAAATCTGTCACTACTAAAATCTGGTGACGGCGGTTCTGGGCTTTCTCTCGGAGATTCAGAAGGATAAACTTTGTCACTAAACTTCCTCATGCTTTTATGACAATTGCTCAAGTCAGAACAAAATTTGCAAGTCTTGATATCAACCACAGCCCTCACCAAGGTTTCTGATTCTCCTGATCCAGAAGCAACAACATCCGAAGAGCCAAAAATGCGCACACAATCATTGCAGAATACTCGACTGCATCTTAAGCAATGGAACTTGAGGCAAGAATCAGTAAACTTCATCTTGCATTCATAACAGGTTTTGCAACTGTTAACATCCATATCGCGTCCGCCAGCCAATAAAGTTGGATCACTCATACCCCACGATATCCAAGTCCTAACCTTCTCTATCAAATCCAGCAGTGAACTATCAGGTACTCCCATAGACCAGAAATCACCCACCAAATATACCGATAATTCGCCTCAGTCAGATAAGCCTGTCTACAACTCTTCTTCTCCTAATCTAAGAAATTTTGTAATCTGATTTCTTGATGTTAAAAGAAGAAACTCTATCAAAATATAATGGAATCTATAATCCACAATAAAAATGGTGGATTCAGGGTTATATttaatgttttttttctttaaaaatgacacAAAAAGCAGTAAGCTTTTCCCCCAGAAATCACTAAATATACTTGAGGGGAGAACAGATTACAACAATCTATTTCACACTGAATTTTGATATATACAACCAAAATAGCTTGAAACTTATGACAACAAAAAGACTGAACCTTTGACCAATCTGTTGACTCAAACCCTAAAAACCCAACTCAACCAATCCCAGAATCATCAAGATTTGATCCCAAGATCAAATTTTTCATTAAAATCAAGATCAGATCCAGAGCTCAGCACCCAAATAACTACTGAACAAGACTCATATAAGATTCTGCAATTAAATCCTCTAAACCCCAGATAACAATATTTAGAGATAAATAAAAAACCCCACCAAAAAAGGAAGAAACTTTTGGAACTTAGTGAGAAATTAAGAGAACCCCAGATCAAGAAACACAAGTATAAAGATTGTTTGGGTATAAAAATTGAAACTTTTTTAACAATACAGATTTGTGAGCTGATTAATTTAGCCTGTCAAAACCCCAGAGAGCAATATTTAGAGATAAATAAACAACCCCACCTAAAAAAGGAAGAAACTTTTGGAACTTCAGTGTGAAATAAGAGAACCCCAGATGAAGAAAACACAAGTATAGAGATTTCTTGGGTATAAAAATTGAAACTTTTTTCAGTACAGATTTGTGAGCTGATTAACCTGTCAAAACCCCAGAGAGCAATATTTAGAGATAAATAAACAACCCCACCTAAAAAGGAAGAAACTTTTTGAACTTCAGTGTGAAATAAGAGAACCCCAGATGAAAAACACAAGTATAACAATAATAGGTTTATGAAAAATTGaatcttgaaagaaaaaaaagacagaGATTCGTTGAGGTGATGAATTAAAGAACAAAGAGAATAAGAATGAAAAGGAGAAAAAGGAAGAGTACAGAGGAAGTGGTGGCTCTCATCTCCATGAACATGACATTCATCATCTGTTTCTTCAGCAAAAACATTATTTTCTCTCTCCTTCCCATTTTTCCCGGCATTGCTTTTGCTGCTTTTAATTTCTCACTTCTcttaacttaataacattaaaACAATCATCTTCCCATTAAAATACATAACCCATAATTTGCATATTTATGCTGAAGATTTCAAATACACAGAaccttttcttcttcttaatACTCCAATATATAATACTATACAAGATTAGTTCATGTATTTATCcatatttctttttcatttctctcTCCAACTTTACTTTTTTCTTATCACTGTGCACTTTATCTTACATGTCATTAACATGAGGGCTTTTGATTTTGACATTGCTTTTGTATATTTAATTGTTACTCTGATTTGGATTTGTTTGGTATGTAGTTAGAGTCTCTAGTCGTTATCATATAATTTTGGTAAGATGGATTGAACTCCTTCGTCCTTAAAATCTCGGAGTCGcaacctaaaaataaaaaaaagtttttATAGTTCGGGTGGTTTTTTAAGTGGGTTTATGTGATATAAAATTGAATTAATTaagattccaaaaaaaaaaacaccaaACATGGAGTGAAAGGTGTATAGATGTTAGTTAGAATGTGTAACACCTCATACTTTAGATAGAATACTTAATTTTAGTGACGCGTTTTAAACATGTGAGTGTCTAGACCCACAATAATATCACTTGATTGTTACAGAACAAGATTTAGTAATATTATTGGAGGGgtttgtttattatttattatttatcattTAGTTTGTctgatatttttatttttatttggaaacttttctttaaaGGGTATTCAAGTTCTTGAGCTACTATTGGTCAGCAACAGCGTATGGAATGAAGTATTTTGGCAGCTTAGTCAGCGACAGTATTAAGATGGTGAAAGACTTTTATTTTATTCattcttttgttttgttctttttttttcgattatCTTATGGTAAGTTTTTTTAATAAACTTTTTTTATGGTAAGTAATTCACAAGCTGCAACCACTCTCACAATACTAGAATACCTATTATATGGTAATTTCATTCACAGTAGTAATATTAAGATATAAATATACCATTATGGTATTGAAAATTACACGATGACAACTAAGGTTTATAAAGAGAATTATCTACGGGGAATATTTAGACCGCAGAAACTAAGCGTCATTTGGTACGATGGATAAGTAAAAATAATTGTGATATAAAAACTCAGTACCGCCTTATTTTTTGTTTGGGTATTAATTCTGAGATAAGTtatctcaaaaataaaaatagtatcgggataacttatacctatCAGATGGTAGAATAGTAATCCTTAGATAAAGCAGTGAAATTGATAATTACGggattaatacaacataccaaatagTCAATAAGAAATAATACAATGATAACTAATCTCAACGTAGCTAATCATAGTATAACTAATTTCAGCATAATTAATCCCAAcatatttttttcttcaaattgtagGTGCAAAAACTCGCTTCTACATGAAAAGACCCATAAATCTCCTACATTAATTTTCATGGATTTTCTTCGCTCGTTATATTATAAATACTTTTCAATATGACTTCTTTATGactgtttttctttttcaaactTGCTGAgaatttgtcacgatccaaaatctactagctgtgatggcacctaatccaACCTACTAGGTAAGACAACTACTAACTATTCAATttcaataataataattaaacaattaaacaaaggaattttctgaatattttacatttcccaaggacttgtagtacaaatcatgagcttctaagaataaagtttacaaagttgatatgaagtaaatacatcttatgtttgaaaagtacataaacagagttttataaatctacggctaccatgaacaagaggcagccaCAACCAGAATGCATAGTACATCTTCCAATTTAACTCCCATTGAACACAGCAACATCGGCATTCGAAAtttgcacgcaatgtgcaggaagtgtagtatgagtacaaccgacctcatgtactcaataagtaacaaacctaaacttaggttgaaagaAGTGACAAGCTGGAACATGGTCGAGTCCAGTACTAGAAGCCAACAACAATTCATAACCACAtagagcatataaataaggaagtaactTAGAGATAAAATGCCCAGCTTTTCCTAATTTTTCCGAAAAATAGTTCtgcttttcaagaatatcagtgaaaacccaatcCTTTACCAAAATCTTCGAAAAATACGAGATAGTTTGAAAATTGAAATTTTCCCTAAAATCCTTTCCAAAACaaataagttatttcattttttcaaatggcaagtgtgaaatacctctctacGCCCACATATCAAAGAGTATAAAAAAATCATGAACATCGTGATACCGTACAGCATGAGGAAAATGTTTCtatatgcatgtatgtcatatatgcatgccaatgccatgcATCTCAGAGATGAATTATGTACTCACACTgttagagtactcaatctcactgtctcacacttttTACTCATCacactcaaccactcggtactgtatatagCCCATATGACCCAGAAAAATCCATTccggaacatatacaacactgactataagtcacctaGTACCGAGGAAAAAGGGCAATCCAACCCTGTGAAAAAATCCATCTCTATGTATCAAGTACTTTGGACAAATTCAtatccagggaaatccatccctcgaTAATATATAAATGCTCaatcactcggtactgtatatgtcCCATGCAGTCCGGGGaaatccatcccagaatatatacaacactgactataagtcacccagtaccgaggaaaaagggcaatccagccctgtggagaaatccatctccagatatcaaATGCTTCTTACAAATCCATATCCAGGGAAattcatccctcaataatatcatccgcgctcactaggggtgtgttacagacttcggaggggctcctacagcccaagcgctatcataatcattAATATAACATCTATGGCGTGCAGCCCCATCCCATAATTGTCGCTCATAATCagactctcggcctcactcagtcatcaatctctccagtctctcccacgggctcacaatgtcatgaaaactgacccggaataatgatatgatgtatcaataagtaaTAATTGAGAGAGATATGttatgaatgcatgaatgtgactgagtatgaaatatcaatgaaattgaTGAGATGACAGCAAAAAACGactgtgagtacgtgatttttgcttcacaaagaactactccaaaagaaatcaagataaaataatttttcctttatacgaaattttgagagttttttTTTTGTGGCATGTTGTTAATTAtctgtatttgtctgtgcatgtttgttttcattttattaaaggaaaaatacaaaatatatgttgcatgcacatttaggatttaattttgcaattagaaattaattgaaccatatttggtttttaaaagaacgaaaatcacaaaaatatgtattttagtccaattgtgtgattttgttTGTAATTGATGTTTAATTGTGCTAATAGTTGTAATAGAAGTTAATTTGTGTTTTTAACAAGTTAATTTAAGTTCTATAATTTAATTTAagattttttggaatttaatttttggtaattaggaaataaaaagaagttaaaagaaaaggaagaaatgaaaaatccaaagaaatcggaactgggccgttttattttgaccaaaaccaGGCCCAAATTTCACCCCTTTACCCGGTTCAATCACCGCCCAGTTCCCCCCCCCCGATCTAATCTGGACCGTCAATCTTCATTGATCCAACTGACCACATTAATCTCACCATCTCAATATACCAAACTCCTAAATCCCTTACCCCCCCTCATTTCCCGACCTCTCTTATTCGTCTCCCAAACCACAGACCAAACGACCCCTCGAAACCCTAGAACCGCCACCCCACACCATCGCCTGAAatccggcggcaacgatgccgcc
Coding sequences within:
- the LOC104237244 gene encoding putative 1-phosphatidylinositol-3-phosphate 5-kinase FAB1C, which produces MGVPDSSLLDLIEKVRTWISWGMSDPTLLAGGRDMDVNSCKTCYECKMKFTDSCLKFHCLRCSRVFCNDCVRIFGSSDVVASGSGESETLVRAVVDIKTCKFCSDLSNCHKSMRKFSDKVYPSESPRESPEPPSPDFSSDRFDGDSPHDASKSSFTAFSSHPSSVSLRHSPSRSDEDEGGDFMDHSFSASSDYCHDTSDIESSSVSTRHEFYRFRSVGSSPSKSPSRIRFISNRVGHSVQHQQETPMSRNDGPLDHEASTVLGRLEKGNEDPETADDCVDNLSIYQDQFEKQQKPLDFENNGRLWFPPPPDDEDDEAQNNFFTYDDEDDEIGESSAAFSSSGSLASIFPAKEKQQADHKEPLRAVVHGHFRALVLQLLQGEGINSGKEGSTDDWIDIVTSIAWQAANYVKPDTSKGGSMDPGDYVKVKCIASGSQSESTLVKGVVCTKNIKHKRMTSQYKNARLLILRGALEYQRAANQLASFDTLLQQEKEHLKMIVSRIEAHHPNVLLVEKSVSSYAQELLLAKEISLVLNVKGPLLERIARCTGALVTPSIDNIATTRLGHCELFHLEKVSEEHEHANQLNKKPSKTLMFFDGCPRRLGCTVLLRGSCREELKKLKKVIQYAVFAAYHLSLETSFLADEGASLPKASAALESTSADNAISAISHSAVAARAQTVANDPHVQLGSANCSVKVVLPESLLEHHYPQCGDQSNLDDCGARDVLSTAGLENLAPFLAHDTRTVDFVEIKDQTDEGSLETLGQEESQPGELGELAKLEKSDENKAPNEFYSAADSRQSILVSFSSRCVLNGSVCERSRLLRIKFYSSFDKPLGRYLQDDLFGQMSSCQSCKEPAEAHVICYTHQQGNLTINVRRLPSVSSLPGERDKKIWMWHRCLKCAQIEGVPPATRRVIMSDAAWGLSFGKFLELSFSNHATANRVASCGHSLQRDCLRYYGCGSMVAFFRYSPIDILSVRLPPLTLEFSGYTEQEWLRKEAAELLCKAKALYAEISSAFRRIEEKSSSLECELSDTTQLNDCIMELKELLMKEKNDYYDFLQPDDEETFDPRQAAIDILELNRLRHSLVIASHVWDRRLLSVKSFLEKSSSSVGSEDSGSCNELIDWRRDMFLKNDTLEHVYEESVPEFSDLEEYTEKALQSEQEETRVSPYGSVKIESSMLTSSESERTQEMQMEGENVVTETSLARAPSAASALSDQIDSAWTGTDRSPKKGQLFLMLQGEGSEAASFRPPSQLDFPPFRKLRSPARVHSFDSALRLQERIRKGLPPSSLHLSTIRSFHASGDYRNMIRDPVSSVQRSYSQMSPSEAHKFNLLMGSSPSFISYASLIPDGARLMVSQGDVVVAVYDNEPTSIISYALCSKVYNDCITDKSSVSGRGWNTSDINKEAGVAPRLSAWQSFGSLDMDYMHYGSYGSEDASSTITSLFADSKSSPHLRVSFDDESSSAGGKVKFSVTCYFAKQFDALRRKCCPDELDFVRSLSRCKRWSAQGGKSNVYFAKSLDERFIIKQVQKTELDSFEEFAPEYFKYITDSINSRSPTCLAKVLGIFQVSVKHLKGGRETKMDLIVMENLFFERKISRVYDLKGSLRSRYNADTTGANKVLLDMNLLETLHTKPIFLGSKAKRSLERAVWNDTSFLASVDVMDYSLLVGVDEERKELVLGIIDFMRQYTWDKHLETWVKASGILGGLKNESPTIVSPLQYKKRFRKAMTTYFLTVPDQWSS